In Paenibacillus dendritiformis, the DNA window CGCCTGGCACCTGGATATCCGAGAGCAGCGCGAAATCGCCCGGCTGCCTCGTCTCCAGCAGATCGCCCTGCGTGAACACCAAGCGGCTCTCTTCGGCGAATACGCCCGTGTTCAGCCGGCCGATCGTCTGGCCTTGGGCCTTATCGCTTCCCATCAAGGTCAGCATCATCTCAGGAAAGGATCGGCTTACTTCGGTAACCGCCTTGTAACCTGGCGTCTGCAGGTTAGCCACGTTATTCGTCACTGTGTCATGCCGGCGCTGCTGGGTAACCATACCTGACGCAGCCGTGTATAATCCTCTAATCATGGAAGCTCCTCCCGTAACTGTAGACAATATACCTTGTATATCGGATTATACGAACCGTTTCTTAATGACTTTATCCAAATTATCGAGCATCATGCCCGTTCCCTTGACGACGCAATGCATCGGATCTTCCGCAATCAGCACCGGAACCTTCAGCTCCTCGGCCAACAGCTCGTCCAATCCGTCCATCAGCGCGCCTCCCCCGGTCAGAATGACTCCGCGATCGATAATATCCGCCGACAATTCCGGCGGTGTCCGTTCCAATACCGATTTGGCGGCGGCCACAATGGAGGAGATCGGATCCCATAGGGCTTCACGCACTTCGTTCGATGTGATCGTTACCGTATATGGAAGGCCGGATACCATATCGCGGCCCCGGATATCCATCTCGCGCTCATGGCCGGATCCCGACGGCCGAACCGTACCGATGTTCACCTTGATATCCTCGGAGGTGCGCTCCCCGATCAGCAGCTTGTACTTCTGCTTGATATAGCGCATAATCGCGTCGTCGAACTTGTCCCCCGCAACTTTAATAGAAGAGGCGGTCACGACATCCCCCATGGACAACACGGCCACGTCCGTCGTTCCGCCACCGATGTCGACGACCATATTGCCGCTCGGCTGGAATATATCCATGCCTGCGCCGATCGCCGCCGCCTTCGGCTCCTCTTCCAAAAAGACTTCCTTCGCGCCGCTCCGCTCGGCCGCTTCGCGGATCGCTTTCTGCTCGACAGAGGTAATATTCGTCGGGGCGCAAATCAGAATCCGTGGATGCGAGTACCATTTGCGGCCGCCGACGCGTGAGATGAAATGCTTCAGCATTGTCTCCGTAATTTCAAAATCGGCGATGACGCCGTCCTTTAAGGGACGGATCGGCACAATATTGCCCGGGGTCCGTCCAACCATTCTTCGCGCTTCTTCCCCAACGGCAAGCACGCGCTTGGCATCGCTCTCAATCGCGACGACGGCCGGCTCGTCGAGCACAACCCCCTTCCCCTTGATATGAATGAGAACGTTCGCCGTTCCTAAGTCGATTCCGATATCCTTGCTTAGCATAAGTTCAAGAGCCTCCACATTCATTTTTCAACTGATTTTCGATGAAATCCGACCGATTCCTGCAAAATATTTACTCATCGTTTACCATATCATACTAACAGCGCTGGATTCAATGAAAGAATGAAGGAGGATCCGTCTTATTCGGAACAAAGCCAGGAGGCGATACGATCCGGCGGCGATCCACTTGTTCGGAACGGCCGTTACGACTTGCCTGCCGTCATCACTTCACGTTTTTTTGAGCTCGATTTCTTGTATTTGATCTTGGTCGCTTCCCCTCCCCGCAGATGGCGCACAGATTTATGGTACTCGAGAATGTGCTTCACCTGGTCCGCCAAATCGGGATTAATTTCGGGCAGCCGTTCGGTCAAATCTTTGTGTACCGTGCTCTTGGATACGCCGAACTCTTTGGCGATAGTGCGAACCGTATGCTTGGTCTCGACGATGCAGCGGCCGATTTTTATGGTCCGTTCTTTGATGTAATCGTGCACGTTCCCGCCTCCCTCTACTCGGTTTAATTGGTACATTATATGAGTGGGCCGCACACTTATGCGTTGTTGGACAGCCTGACAAGCCTGGCTTAACCGATAAATTTGACCAGGCGGGGAGGAGGCCCCCGGGATACGGGAGCCGAACCTGGACGCTTGTCCTGTCCAAAAATGGCGGTGCGATGCGGAAAACTTCAGTGCCGATAACCGTGCAAGAGCGATCGCGGGAAGGCTGTCCGCCGGAATAGAACGATCTGAAAAAAATTTAATCCAGGCTGTCCCGCTCCATCTCCTGGAACGGCAAAAGGCGGAAGCATGTTCGCTTCCGCCTTCCTCCGAAGAGTGGAGAAGATTAGTTTTTCGCCAACAGACTCGTCGGATTGACCGGCTTGTTATTGTCGTACACTTCAAAGTGCACATGCACGCCCAATGCCTTCTCCAGCTCGCTCCGCCCGGCCGTGCCGAGCGTGTCGCCCTTCTTGACCGTATCGCCTTTCGCGACCTTGACATCCGCCAGGCTCTGATAGACCGTCTTCATGCCGCCCCCGTGATCCACTTCCACGACGAAGCCGTTTTTCGGGTGCTGCTCCGCGCGGGTGACTTTGC includes these proteins:
- a CDS encoding rod shape-determining protein; protein product: MLSKDIGIDLGTANVLIHIKGKGVVLDEPAVVAIESDAKRVLAVGEEARRMVGRTPGNIVPIRPLKDGVIADFEITETMLKHFISRVGGRKWYSHPRILICAPTNITSVEQKAIREAAERSGAKEVFLEEEPKAAAIGAGMDIFQPSGNMVVDIGGGTTDVAVLSMGDVVTASSIKVAGDKFDDAIMRYIKQKYKLLIGERTSEDIKVNIGTVRPSGSGHEREMDIRGRDMVSGLPYTVTITSNEVREALWDPISSIVAAAKSVLERTPPELSADIIDRGVILTGGGALMDGLDELLAEELKVPVLIAEDPMHCVVKGTGMMLDNLDKVIKKRFV
- the spoIIID gene encoding sporulation transcriptional regulator SpoIIID, with the protein product MHDYIKERTIKIGRCIVETKHTVRTIAKEFGVSKSTVHKDLTERLPEINPDLADQVKHILEYHKSVRHLRGGEATKIKYKKSSSKKREVMTAGKS